A single genomic interval of Candidatus Saccharimonadia bacterium harbors:
- the murJ gene encoding murein biosynthesis integral membrane protein MurJ — MVDRAKHLLGRANAGQTVASATLIISGAYLLSRILGLLRNRLLAAHFGLGPDLSAYNAAFRLPDLLFTLLVSGAFAVAFIPVLSRHLEQKQQDEAWRVTSSLLNLLVLITIAGGVVIVVFADPLMRIMAPGFDAHTHELATGLTRILAITPVLFAVSSVLGSVQQAFNRFLIYSFSGVLYNVGIIVGIIAFVPHLGVYGAAWGVVLGVITQALLQWLGLHGLGFKYRPVISLRLAGVRQTLGLMLPRSIDQGLDQINYTVETVIGSTISASAIAQFAYANDLKNVPLVLIGSSITTAVFPRLAARAAEGQREQLIEAYVKTARLILFLAIPSALFAVVARGYIVRLLYGFGDLDTATTLGWFAGTIVFTSLFMLVSRVYYAMQNTRTPLYLSLASIPLNIALSIWLGRVYGVAGLAMSASIVAVLETLALVALLRHGYGRFGEKSIMHGVWRMVVAAAIMLGALYPLIAQIMPLYADDRGFLTLMPKFALIVAVALLTYLVPCYALRLNEARHFATRAKELLARSLSLT; from the coding sequence ATGGTAGACCGGGCCAAACACCTGCTGGGCCGCGCCAACGCCGGCCAAACCGTCGCCAGCGCCACTCTCATCATCTCGGGTGCGTACCTGCTCTCGCGCATTCTCGGACTCTTGCGCAACCGCCTGCTCGCGGCGCACTTCGGCCTCGGTCCCGACCTCAGCGCCTACAACGCCGCCTTCCGCCTGCCCGACCTGCTCTTCACGCTGCTCGTCTCAGGCGCCTTCGCGGTAGCGTTCATCCCCGTGCTCAGCCGCCACCTCGAGCAAAAGCAGCAAGACGAAGCCTGGCGCGTCACCTCTAGCCTGCTCAACCTCCTCGTGCTCATCACCATCGCCGGCGGGGTGGTCATCGTGGTGTTCGCCGACCCGCTCATGCGCATCATGGCTCCGGGCTTCGACGCCCACACCCACGAGCTGGCCACCGGTCTCACGCGCATTCTCGCCATCACCCCCGTGCTGTTTGCCGTCTCAAGCGTGCTTGGTAGCGTGCAGCAGGCCTTCAATCGCTTCCTCATTTACTCGTTTTCGGGGGTACTCTACAACGTCGGCATTATCGTGGGTATCATCGCCTTTGTGCCGCATCTGGGCGTGTACGGCGCCGCCTGGGGGGTGGTGCTGGGCGTGATCACGCAGGCCTTGCTGCAATGGCTCGGCCTCCATGGGCTCGGTTTCAAATACCGGCCTGTCATTTCGCTCCGGCTCGCCGGCGTACGCCAGACCCTCGGCCTCATGCTTCCGCGCAGTATCGATCAAGGCCTGGATCAAATCAACTACACCGTCGAAACCGTCATCGGCTCCACTATCAGCGCGAGCGCCATCGCCCAGTTTGCCTACGCCAACGACCTCAAAAACGTCCCGCTCGTGCTCATCGGCAGCTCCATCACCACCGCAGTTTTCCCCCGTCTCGCCGCCCGCGCCGCCGAGGGACAGCGCGAACAGCTCATAGAGGCCTACGTCAAAACCGCCCGCCTCATATTATTCCTCGCCATCCCGTCCGCGCTGTTTGCCGTGGTCGCGCGCGGCTACATCGTGCGACTGCTCTACGGCTTCGGCGACCTCGACACCGCCACCACCCTGGGGTGGTTCGCCGGCACCATCGTGTTCACGAGCCTGTTTATGCTTGTGAGCCGGGTCTACTACGCCATGCAAAACACCCGCACCCCGCTCTATCTCAGCCTCGCAAGCATTCCGCTCAACATCGCCCTAAGCATTTGGCTCGGGCGCGTCTATGGCGTGGCCGGGTTGGCCATGAGCGCGTCCATCGTGGCGGTGCTCGAAACACTCGCACTGGTTGCCCTTTTGCGCCATGGCTACGGTCGGTTCGGCGAAAAGAGCATCATGCACGGCGTGTGGCGGATGGTGGTCGCCGCCGCCATCATGCTCGGCGCGCTCTACCCGCTCATTGCGCAGATCATGCCGCTCTACGCCGACGACCGCGGCTTCCTCACGCTCATGCCCAAATTCGCGCTCATTGTCGCCGTCGCCCTCCTCACCTACCTCGTACCTTGCTACGCGCTGCGGCTCAATGAGGCGCGGCACTTCGCCACCCGCGCCAAGGAGCTCTTGGCCCGGTCACTGAGCCTCACCTAG